The Dermacentor albipictus isolate Rhodes 1998 colony chromosome 2, USDA_Dalb.pri_finalv2, whole genome shotgun sequence genome has a segment encoding these proteins:
- the LOC135915514 gene encoding zinc finger protein 26-like: MGTVCIDVDLDMKPMSLDLVFPEGIERGGRINFNFSRARFDSEDRSDACGDGVTQWRPFAETFFDAAYAREKVRVFSGGKPSSFCYVDGRHEPNEVFDDAEVVEIQTQGCEIEVESELPSPAASPIPDPCSPESASSPEPETVVGNHPTADTVDAGGCASSTVDEVDLTGDSNDAFEKTADAATEDHTYMVGQTGAVTSAVGSNDDTSTHIVISNSTGPSPANTTVIAKDLNIAENVTSKPDTVGNSSANAAVTAKKNTVTKAMALYSCLYCRHITPCKETAIAHCKLHTSRKDPLPQQTLIGAASVKAGKVVGPTSPDKAKPQRNNTKPRIGNVFSLTNDKLSVIATAASASNLTGDETALGAKGSIETTVLPTVLNMLASVSPNVKRVVLKTGPVPLSAAGSLTPKNITAVVKRAIESNITELKSVSSSFTPKPLTTTPGKGLKPIVLPKSLVESKSPITKPPPNTKIVFKCFKCSHVTFDKLVALKHLQEHTTAAQEKQTDKESHLSDESEGTSAPGTPPVAAGPEALKKRSLPLTGSQLKPLVQQVGRPSKAATESIKYFACTKCRKVYKNKASLNKHMVKHTGEQKFHCEICDRRFQFKSVLQVHMKVHNRVTPYKCTKCKRSFTTEAALKNHEEKSHSDPVICHLCNLPFVRQHNLVVHMMQRHGQTAQHRCTSCRKPFFTEEDLAAHKNLCKGDIYRHCGLCSFKGAIYKELCEHVVQCHPEVPQFKCETCGLVSIHKARHRGHVRTHQPGYKPTKVKHTYKCPQCGKEMRSQSGLQSHLSSHNNIRPFACLTCGSCFSSKGSLRAHRLNVHASTTYSCEQCPLTCKSLFALRKHKTLIHGQTINFQCDHCNKRFTCERKKQLHTAVVHMGDTACLEEGQNPFPTLKVYRCTEADCTFATFSLYRSKAHAITHTGVMPFQCTQCDKAFVVQDELKRHITLQHNKGKQKPCPHCGRVFVSDSRYEWHLRLHENNQGFKCTKCSYLYESKAYLEHHQQKHAEENQSICQVCNKTFKTVRAMGIHVTHMHPEVAKSPSLQVLRSLRYPHGCDQCPVRFKTTTELRAHKLCRHSGGAGKRVVNAERNFECHFCGKAFKHNCALQTHLRTHTGERPFECPHCSKAFTIHQTLKDHIVSVHTKDFKLHCLLCGKGVVNNTKLKQHLQHAHKAVPKPTLPLSARTKAGVDKPKAPRAPAKRAEQPQLQQHLQPHQLHLAPIVFVEEQNPEIGEVYVEQEVVTATETAMVVEDPIKLLTSFF; the protein is encoded by the exons ATGGGCACTGTCTGCATTGACGTCGATTTGGACATGAAGCCGATGTCCCTCGACTTGGTGTTTCCCGAGGGTATTGAAAGAGGTGGCAGAATAAACTTCAATTTTTCGAGGGCTCGGTTTGATTCAGAAGATCGCAGCGATGCCTGCGGTGACGGCGTCACACAGTGGCGTCCTTTCGCAGAGACTTTCTTTGACGCGGCCTATGCGCGCGAGAAAGTTCGCGTGTTTTCGGGAGGCAAGCCGAGCTCTTTCTGTTACGTCGACGGGCGACACGAGCCAAATGAAGTCTTCGATGACGCAGAGGTAGTGGAGATACAAACTCAAGGTTGCGAAATCGAAGTGGAGTCGGAGCTCCCCTCTCCTGCCGCGTCGCCTATACCAGACCCGTGTTCACCCGAAAGTGCGAGTTCGCCTGAACCAGAGACAGTTGTCGGCAACCACCCGACTGCTGACACTGTGGACGCAGGAGGGTGCGCGAGTAGCACTGTGGACGAAGTTGACCTGACAGGTGACTCAAACGATGCTTTTGAGAAGACGGCAGATGCCGCTACTGAAGATCACACCTACATGGTCGGCCAAACTGGTGCCGTCACCAGTGCTGTTGGTAGTAATGACGATACCTCGACTCACATAGTCATTTCGAATTCAACCGGACCTTCACCTGCGAACACAACTGTCATTGCAAAAGATTTGAACATTGCCGAGAATGTAACCTCAAAGCCTGATACAGTTGGAAACAGCAGTGCAAATGCTGCTGTCACTGCCAAGAAAAACACTGTCACTAAAGCGATGGCCCTGTACTCTTGCTTGTATTGCCGGCACATAACACCATGCAAAGAGACTGCAATAGCACACTGCAAGCTTCATACCTCGAGAAAGGATCCTTTGCCACAGCAGACACTAATAGGTGCAGCGTCAGTTAAGGCAGGAAAGGTTGTAGGGCCTACCTCACCAGACAAGGCCAAGCCCCAGAGAAACAATACTAAACCACGTATCGGAAATGTGTTTTCTCTCACTAATGATAAGTTGTCTGTCATTGCAACTGCAGCTAGTGCGTCAAACCTGACTGGAGATGAAACAGCTCTGGGGGCGAAAGGTTCTATTGAGACAACAGTCTTGCCCACGGTTCTCAACATGCTTGCCTCTGTGTCACCAAATGTTAAGCGCGTTGTCCTTAAAACTGGCCCCGTGCCACTCTCAGCAGCTGGTTCTCTTACTCCCAAAAATATCACAGCTGTTGTGAAGAGAGCTATTGAGAGTAACATAACAGAACTGAAGTCTGTCTCTTCTTCATTTACACCAAAGCCACTCACGACAACACCAGGGAAGGGTTTGAAGCCAATTGTGCTGCCAAAATCGCTCGTAGAATCGAAAAGCCCGATCACCAAGCCTCCTCCTAATACAAAAATAGTGTTTAAGTGCTTCAAGTGTTCTCACGTTACTTTTGATAAGCTTGTCGCCCTTAAGCATCTCCAAGAGCACACAACGGCAGCACAAGAGAAACAAACGGATAAAGAAAGCCATTTGAGTGATGAATCTGAAGGTACATCTGCTCCGGGCACACCTCCGGTGGCGGCTGGACCGGAAGCTCTAAAGAAGCGTTCCCTGCCTCTGACAGGATCACAGCTGAAGCCTCTTGTTCAGCAGGTCGGTCGTCCCTCAAAAGCCGCAACGGAGTCGATCAAATACTTTGCATGTACCAAATGCAGAAAGGTTTACAAGAACAAGGCAAGCTTGAACAAGCACATGGTGAAGCACACTGGAGAGCAGAAGTTCCACTGTGAGATTTGTGACAGGCGCTTTCAGTTCAAGTCTGTGCTTCAGGTGCACATGAAAGTGCACAACCGTGTCACCCCATACAAGTGCACAAAGTGCAAGCGAAGCTTCACCACAGAAGCTGCATTGAAGAATCATGAGGAGAAATCACACAGTGACCCAGTTATCTGCCACCTTTGCAACCTGCCATTTGTACGACAGCACAATTTGGTAGTGCACATGATGCAGAGGCATGGACAGACTGCTCAGCACCGTTGCACCAGCTGCCGGAAGCCCTTCTTTACCGAGGAAGACCTTGCTGCTCACAAGAATTTATGCAAGGGAGACATCTACCGGCATTGTGGCCTCTGCAGCTTCAAGGGTGCCATCTACAAGGAGCTCTGCGAGCACGTAGTGCAGTGCCACCCAGAAGTGCCGCAGTTCAAGTGCGAGACGTGTGGCTTGGTTTCCATTCACAAGGCCAGGCACAGAGGCCACGTTCGAACGCACCAGCCCGGTTATAAGCCGACGAAAGTGAAGCACACCTACAAGTGTCCACAGTGCGGCAAGGAGATGCGGAGCCAGTCGGGTCTGCAGTCCCACCTGAGCTCCCACAACAACATACGGCCATTTGCATGCCTGACGTGCGGGTCCTGTTTCTCGTCCAAGGGTAGCCTCAGGGCTCATCGCCTCAACGTCCATGCTTCAACCACTTACAGCTGTGAGCAGTGCCCGCTTACCTGCAAGTCTCTGTTTGCACTTCGCAAGCATAAGACCCTGATTCACGGGCAAACCATAAACTTTCAGTGTGATCACTGTAACAAACGCTTCACCTGTGAGCGCAAGAAGCAGCTGCACACTGCTGTGGTGCACATGGGTGACACGGCATGCCTCGAAGAAGGCCAGAACCCGTTCCCCACGCTCAAGGTATACCGCTGTACGGAAGCAGATTGCACCTTTGCCACCTTCAGCCTGTACCGAAGCAAGGCCCATGCCATAACCCATACGGGAGTCATGCCTTTCCAGTGTACACAGTGTGACAAGGCATTTGTCGTCCAGGACGAGCTCAAGAGACATATAACTCTGCAGCACAACAAGGGCAAGCAAAAGCCTTGTCCTCACTGTGGTCGGGTCTTTGTGTCTGACTCCCGCTACGAGTGGCACCTGCGTCTGCATGAGAATAACCAGGGCTTCAAGTGTACTAAGTGCAGCTACCTATACGAGTCGAAGGCTTACCTGGAGCACCACCAGCAGAAGCATGCTGAGGAGAACCAGTCTATCTGCCAAGTGTGCAACAAGACTTTCAAG ACTGTGCGAGCCATGGGCATCCACGTGACCCACATGCACCCTGAGGTGGCAAAGAGCCCGTCTCTCCAGGTGCTGCGTTCGCTGCGTTATCCGCACGGTTGCGACCAGTGCCCCGTGCGGTTCAAGACTACCACTGAATTGCGGGCGCACAAGCTGTGCCGACACTCGGGCGGTGCAGGCAAGCGGGTCGTCAATGCCGAAAGGAACTTCGAGTGCCACTTCTGTGGCAAGGCCTTCAAGCACAACTGCGCACTGCAGACGCATCTTCGCACCCACACGGGTGAGCGGCCGTTTGAGTGCCCACACTGCAGCAAGGCCTTCACCATCCACCAGACGCTCAAGGACCACATTGTCAGCGTGCACACTAAGGACTTCAAGCTGCACTGTCTGCTCTGTGGTAAGGGCGTCGTCAACAACACGAAGCTCAAGCAGCACCTTCAGCACGCACACAAAGCCGTGCCTAAGCCTACCTTGCCCCTCTCCGCTCGCACCAAGGCGGGAGTAGACAAACCAAAGGCACCTCGTGCACCGGCGAAGAGGGCAGAGCAACCGCAGCTACAGCAACATCTGCAGCCGCACCAGCTTCACTTGGCACCCATCGTATTCGTAGAAGAACAGAATCCAGAGATAGGCGAAGTGTATGTGGAGCAGGAGGTGGTGACTGCCACGGAAACAGCCATGGTTGTCGAGGACCCCATTAAGCTGCTCACATCTTTCTTCTGA
- the LOC135915515 gene encoding 2-phosphoxylose phosphatase 1, giving the protein MVSLVLWVTKFLARQRLLFASFIVIWIVGMAITICLIGRTDDAKAKHPDTTAVLYNAGQHNMQLSHSLTKAKAMKYCNPYNSISLWQEGKVPSNNFTLEAVAIMVRHGERMPLRRVRNQHLLGCRQPPSTSSPSSSRSSPLHSFVSLIMKHPLLPLKNIFATIATHPNQSNCMEGQLVWEGVVQHVNMGASLHDAYHTGPWRLLPDDWDARSVKLYSTVFSRTYQSALAFLYGFLPKFSFDRLHLVPSRDINFCMGPHCACPQLKTYERLFTRKTKVMLKNHLAVVQLLNTLGKVLSPQGNNSEFVAPRPIMDGLMGFVCQRKPLPCADHHCATMEHVGNVISYVDWEGRQLSQDLSFRRSSILKAHYLLARIHRGLRDFMDGTSKTKFLFFSGHDINLIPVASTLGFDDGTIPPYASRIVLEAYSNAKKERFIRVLYNGKDMTRHTHFCKSIRAGVDMELCPFGNFTTFLQQDVFKLFSAKSFAAACGLDGVRSTPTAASPV; this is encoded by the exons ATGGTGTCGCTAGTTTTATGGGTGACGAAGTTTCTGGCGAGGCAACGGCTTCTCTTCGCATCGTTTATCGTTATCTGGATCGTTGGCATGGCGATAACCA TATGCTTGATTGGACGCACTGATGACGCCAAGGCCAAGCATCCGGACACCACTGCCGTATTGTATAATGCTGGACAACACAACATGCAGCTGTCCCACAGCCTTACCAAGGCGAAAGCGATGAAGTATTGCAACCCGTACAATAGTATATCACTTTGGCAAGAAG gtaaaGTTCCAAGCAACAATTTTACTTTGGAAGCTGTAGCCATAATGGTGCGGCACGGAGAGCGCATGCCCTTGCGGCGAGTCCGCAACCAGCACCTTCTTGGCTGTCGCCAGCCTCCAAGCACGAGCTCACCTTCCAGCTCCAGGAGCAGCCCCTTGCATTCTTTCGTCTCTCTCATAATGAAGCACCCCTTACTCCCGCTGAAGAACATCTTTGCCACCATCGCAACCCACCCGAACCAGAGCAACTGCATGGAAGGCCAGCTAGTGTGGGAGGGTGTAGTGCAGCACGTAAACATGGGGGCCAGCCTCCACGATGCCTACCATACCGGACCATGGAGGCTCTTGCCAGATGACTGGGATGCACGCTCCGTCAAGCTGTACAGCACCGTCTTCTCCCGCACGTACCAGAGTGCCCTGGCGTTCCTTTACGGCTTCCTGCCAAAGTTCTCATTCGACAGGCTCCACCTGGTGCCCTCACGAGACATCAACTTCTGCATGGGACCGCACTGCGCCTGTCCGCAGCTCAAGACGTACGAGAGGCTCTTCACGCGCAAGACAAAGGTCATGCTCAAGAACCACCTGGCCGTTGTGCAGCTGCTGAATACGCTCGGCAAGGTGCTCAGCCCGCAAGGGAACAACTCGGAGTTTGTCGCGCCAAGGCCAATCATGGATGGATTGATGGGCTTCGTGTGCCAGCGCAAGCCGCTGCCCTGTGCCGACCATCACTGCGCCACAATGGAGCACGTTGGCAACGTCATCTCCTACGTGGACTGGGAGGGCCGACAGCTGTCTCAGGACTTGTCTTTTCGCCGGAGCAGCATTCTCAAGGCACACTACCTGCTGGCCCGAATTCACAGGGGACTGCGTGACTTTATGGATGGCACATCCAAGACCAAGTTCTTGTTCTTCTCTGGTCACGACATTAACCTGATCCCCGTGGCGTCGACACTTGGGTTTGACGATGGCACCATTCCCCCCTATGCTTCCCGCATTGTCTTGGAGGCATACAGCAATGCCAAGAAAGAGCGATTCATAAGGGTCCTTTACAATGGCAAGGATATGACCCGTCACACACACTTTTGCAAGAGCATCCGTGCTGGTGTCGACATGGAGCTATGTCCGTTTGGCAATTTCACCACTTTTCTGCAACAGGATGTATTCAAGCTGTTCTCGGCTAAAAGTTTTGCGGCAGCTTGCGGTCTTGATGGTGTGCGCTCTACGCCTACTGCTGCAAGTCCAGTCTGA